From one Halosimplex rubrum genomic stretch:
- a CDS encoding alpha-L-arabinofuranosidase C-terminal domain-containing protein has product MVDSDLLVHTETDDPSAARITVDANQRADFDVEPKLFGKFCEHLGNNIYQGKEAQILFNPTFGEWHFRGVERRPSGGFVSESDRERIEEKIQNHSRPLAYPPETDPDALFAAYEDALAFGWQPAGDVLTSPATGPSGNRAQRIQIDAAGDGVFQETRLPLHRVNDYEFRTQLRAADPTTARIAVVTDETVYDEIALEVGTEWATIEGTLELPDDVDPDGVYEIKLTADDPADLVVERLLLYPGDHVDYADPEVVEYLRESDLPLLRWPGGNFVSGYDWRDGVGPVDERPERINPAWDGLEPNLFGTAEFVQFCRHVGCEPSICVNAGDGTPEEAAKWVEYCNGDPEETEMGALRAEHGYPEPFDITYWEIGNELWGKWQVHWTTPQGNADRYHEFREAMLEADPDILVTACGVVANEDRPWNQVLLDECGEDVRAISSHPLAGGQVDGETDPDELYHAFMGYSDQLTDQYAELEKQMREAGVENPKLDVTELQLFASFNPGAEGAGRMDADDTDYAGESLTPETMPTPTTISEAIYNACMRHDLIRLGEFAELLTHSATVNHGGGLQKEGERVWADPCHYGRSIGTVQAGATPVTVELECDSIITETSFREIDPVDVPSIDAMATVDDGTLSVVVVNRASRGEPVSIALDFDGFEPANEATLTTLGSDALYDENTREEPELVTPDEDTLSVADGAAFDLPSYSMARIDFERA; this is encoded by the coding sequence ATGGTCGATAGCGACCTGTTAGTTCATACTGAGACCGACGATCCGTCGGCGGCGCGTATCACCGTCGACGCGAACCAGCGAGCCGATTTCGATGTCGAACCGAAGCTCTTTGGGAAGTTCTGTGAACACCTCGGTAACAACATCTATCAAGGAAAGGAAGCCCAGATCCTGTTCAACCCCACATTCGGAGAATGGCACTTCCGTGGTGTTGAGCGACGCCCCAGTGGCGGCTTCGTCAGCGAGAGCGACCGCGAACGGATCGAAGAAAAAATCCAGAATCACAGTCGACCGCTCGCGTATCCGCCCGAGACGGACCCGGATGCACTCTTCGCGGCTTACGAAGACGCACTGGCGTTCGGCTGGCAGCCAGCGGGTGACGTGCTGACGAGTCCCGCCACCGGTCCGAGTGGCAACCGGGCCCAACGGATCCAGATTGACGCCGCAGGCGACGGCGTTTTCCAGGAGACCCGGCTCCCCTTGCATCGAGTGAACGACTATGAATTCAGAACGCAACTGCGGGCGGCCGACCCGACGACAGCACGGATCGCTGTCGTTACGGACGAAACCGTCTACGATGAGATCGCACTCGAGGTGGGTACCGAGTGGGCGACGATAGAAGGAACACTCGAATTGCCGGACGATGTCGACCCGGATGGCGTCTATGAGATAAAACTCACCGCTGACGATCCGGCCGACCTCGTCGTCGAGCGGTTACTACTCTATCCCGGTGACCATGTCGATTACGCTGACCCCGAAGTCGTCGAGTACCTCCGCGAGTCAGACCTACCGTTGCTGCGCTGGCCCGGTGGTAACTTCGTGTCAGGCTACGACTGGCGCGACGGGGTCGGCCCGGTCGACGAACGTCCCGAGCGTATCAACCCGGCATGGGATGGGCTCGAACCGAATCTCTTCGGTACAGCCGAATTCGTACAGTTCTGCCGGCATGTTGGCTGTGAGCCATCGATCTGCGTCAACGCCGGTGACGGCACTCCCGAAGAGGCTGCGAAGTGGGTTGAATACTGCAATGGCGACCCCGAAGAAACCGAAATGGGGGCACTCCGGGCGGAGCACGGCTATCCCGAACCGTTTGATATCACGTACTGGGAAATCGGTAACGAGCTCTGGGGGAAGTGGCAGGTCCACTGGACGACGCCGCAGGGCAACGCGGACCGTTACCACGAGTTCCGCGAGGCCATGCTTGAAGCCGACCCCGACATCCTCGTCACTGCGTGTGGCGTCGTCGCCAACGAGGATCGTCCGTGGAATCAGGTCCTCCTTGACGAGTGTGGTGAAGATGTCCGCGCTATCTCTTCACACCCTCTCGCCGGCGGCCAAGTCGACGGCGAGACGGATCCCGACGAACTGTACCACGCGTTCATGGGCTACTCCGATCAGCTCACCGACCAGTACGCGGAATTGGAGAAACAGATGCGTGAGGCGGGTGTGGAAAATCCCAAGCTCGACGTGACTGAACTCCAGCTGTTCGCCAGCTTCAATCCCGGTGCCGAGGGGGCCGGGCGCATGGATGCCGATGACACCGATTACGCGGGCGAATCACTTACCCCCGAGACGATGCCAACACCGACGACGATCAGCGAAGCGATCTACAATGCCTGCATGCGCCACGACCTGATCCGTCTCGGCGAGTTCGCGGAGTTACTCACCCATTCGGCCACGGTCAACCATGGCGGCGGTCTTCAGAAGGAAGGCGAACGCGTCTGGGCCGACCCATGTCACTACGGGCGCTCGATCGGGACTGTCCAGGCGGGCGCAACGCCCGTCACTGTTGAACTCGAATGTGACTCGATCATCACCGAGACTTCCTTCCGCGAGATTGACCCCGTAGACGTACCTTCGATCGACGCGATGGCGACCGTCGACGACGGGACGCTCAGTGTCGTCGTCGTCAATCGTGCCAGCAGAGGCGAGCCAGTGTCCATCGCGCTCGACTTCGACGGGTTCGAACCTGCGAACGAGGCGACGCTCACGACCCTTGGAAGCGACGCACTATACGACGAAAACACTCGCGAGGAACCGGAGCTAGTGACGCCCGACGAGGATACGCTCTCCGTCGCCGACGGTGCTGCCTTCGATCTCCCCTCCTATTCGATGGCTCGCATCGACTTCGAACGAGCGTAA
- a CDS encoding LamG-like jellyroll fold domain-containing protein encodes MASVAAIGASNAAVSSVHAAQRESGTDASEWEPAAVPFDMATPWYDEISPDTVHDKYPRPQLVRDDWQSLNGVWEFAGASEGESAPIGQELGENILVPFPPESSLSGIQRHEERMWYRTTFSVPNEWLMPTAHPGKGVDNNPNSKRLLLHFERADWEATVYVNGEEATTHRGGYDSFSVDVTEHLSEEGEQELVVGVYDPTDTGTQPVGKQEVAQDRDIFFTPSSGIWDSVWMEPVPDSSIDGLDLTPNVEEERLEITVDASEGTTARATAFDGDREVGSVTGPANEALELPIPDPRLWSPEDPFLYDLEVELYKGEMCGQSDGNGEEAGGEANDSASSRACGRVVDAVESYFGMRSVDKRSIRGVVRPTLNGEFVFHNGIYDQGYWPDGIYTPPTDEARKYDLELAKDLGFNAYRKHIKIPSKRWFYWADRVGLLVWQDIPNQPLGQPVRNENAQEQFRSELRDMIAQNDNHPSLAVWVPVNEGWGHGKTNYDRIRSTTNFVLELDGERLIDSLSGIDTMFVDGEIEGDMLDYHNYGQVTPLPESTDTQMSVVGESSAGWTPIKGHQWDDSDPSGNTPEVLVENLITRAENNRHYMTEDGFSGAINLQTTDTEYHYQGVVTYDREVFKPDLVSDNAVSRIRAANQALIDASKEIDQRPYFSLDVPTSISADETFELAVTLTNPEREEDGSFAATNVELGVSELPDGFETETQTATAFDVIGEGLSETARWEITADSDTVDPGVYEFIVEASFEYDGETITVTETAESEIEASEPRLVGSWSFDSGSGDTAADGAGGNDGTLVGDPEWVTGTVGSALAFDGSDDYVDTNANVLDTTEDYSVAAWVKLDDASGFQTAVSQVMGDGAAFFLQYLGTEEKFAFSFSGGRAFGGPTVESGQWYHVVGVHDTYEGRAKLYVDGERVAAINREPTTSNGDLLVGRATVGGNPVDFWNGTIDEVRVYQSSLDDAAVRDLYESGQ; translated from the coding sequence ATGGCGAGTGTGGCGGCCATCGGCGCGTCGAACGCTGCCGTCTCAAGCGTCCACGCCGCACAGCGCGAGAGCGGTACGGACGCCTCAGAGTGGGAACCGGCGGCCGTCCCGTTTGATATGGCCACGCCGTGGTACGACGAAATTTCGCCGGACACCGTCCACGACAAGTATCCGCGCCCGCAGCTCGTCCGCGACGACTGGCAGAGCCTCAATGGCGTCTGGGAGTTCGCGGGCGCGAGCGAGGGCGAGTCGGCGCCGATCGGTCAGGAACTCGGCGAGAACATCCTCGTCCCATTTCCGCCTGAGTCCTCGCTCTCGGGCATCCAGCGCCACGAAGAACGGATGTGGTACCGGACCACGTTCTCCGTCCCGAACGAGTGGCTCATGCCGACGGCGCATCCGGGCAAGGGGGTCGACAACAACCCCAACTCGAAACGGCTCTTGTTGCACTTCGAGCGGGCCGACTGGGAGGCGACGGTGTACGTCAACGGCGAGGAGGCGACCACCCATCGCGGGGGCTACGATAGCTTCAGCGTCGACGTGACCGAACACCTCAGCGAAGAGGGCGAACAGGAACTCGTAGTTGGAGTCTACGATCCGACGGATACCGGTACGCAACCCGTCGGCAAACAGGAGGTCGCCCAGGACCGTGACATCTTCTTCACCCCCTCGTCGGGCATCTGGGACTCCGTCTGGATGGAGCCCGTCCCCGACAGCAGCATCGACGGCCTTGACCTGACGCCGAACGTCGAGGAGGAGCGACTGGAGATCACCGTCGACGCGTCCGAGGGGACGACCGCCAGGGCGACCGCATTCGATGGCGATCGGGAAGTTGGCAGCGTCACCGGTCCAGCGAACGAGGCGCTCGAACTCCCGATCCCGGATCCCCGCCTGTGGTCGCCCGAGGACCCGTTCCTCTACGACCTCGAAGTGGAACTGTACAAGGGCGAGATGTGCGGGCAGTCGGACGGTAACGGCGAGGAAGCCGGCGGAGAAGCGAACGACAGTGCCAGCAGCCGCGCTTGCGGTCGGGTGGTCGACGCAGTCGAGAGCTATTTCGGCATGCGTTCGGTCGACAAGCGGTCCATTCGCGGCGTCGTCCGGCCGACCCTGAACGGCGAGTTCGTCTTCCACAACGGCATCTACGACCAGGGCTACTGGCCCGACGGCATCTACACACCGCCGACGGACGAGGCACGCAAGTACGACCTAGAACTGGCGAAGGACCTCGGCTTCAACGCCTACCGCAAACACATCAAGATCCCCTCGAAGCGGTGGTTCTACTGGGCGGACAGGGTCGGGCTGCTAGTGTGGCAGGACATCCCGAATCAGCCCCTGGGACAACCCGTCCGGAACGAGAACGCACAGGAACAGTTCCGGTCGGAACTGCGGGACATGATCGCCCAGAACGACAATCACCCGTCGCTCGCCGTCTGGGTCCCCGTCAACGAAGGCTGGGGGCACGGCAAGACGAACTACGACCGGATCCGTTCGACGACCAACTTTGTCCTTGAACTCGACGGGGAGCGCCTGATCGATAGCCTGAGCGGCATCGATACGATGTTCGTCGATGGCGAGATCGAGGGCGACATGCTCGACTATCACAACTACGGGCAGGTGACGCCGCTACCGGAGTCCACTGACACCCAGATGTCGGTCGTCGGCGAGTCGTCGGCGGGTTGGACGCCCATCAAGGGCCACCAGTGGGACGACAGCGACCCGAGCGGAAACACGCCCGAAGTGCTCGTCGAGAACCTGATCACCCGCGCCGAGAACAACCGCCACTACATGACGGAGGACGGATTCAGTGGCGCCATCAACCTCCAGACGACGGACACGGAGTACCACTATCAGGGTGTTGTGACCTACGACCGCGAGGTGTTCAAGCCCGACCTCGTCTCCGATAACGCTGTCTCCCGGATCCGGGCGGCGAACCAGGCGCTGATCGACGCATCGAAGGAGATCGACCAGCGCCCGTACTTTTCGCTCGATGTACCGACATCGATCAGTGCTGACGAGACATTCGAACTGGCCGTGACGCTCACGAATCCCGAACGCGAGGAGGACGGTTCGTTCGCGGCTACGAACGTTGAACTCGGCGTGAGCGAGCTACCGGACGGCTTCGAGACCGAGACCCAGACCGCGACGGCGTTCGACGTGATCGGCGAAGGGTTGTCCGAGACTGCCCGCTGGGAGATCACCGCGGACAGCGATACCGTCGACCCCGGCGTCTACGAGTTCATCGTCGAGGCATCCTTCGAGTACGACGGCGAGACGATCACGGTCACTGAGACGGCCGAGAGCGAGATCGAGGCCAGCGAACCCAGACTGGTCGGGTCGTGGTCGTTCGACAGCGGCAGCGGCGACACGGCCGCAGACGGCGCCGGCGGCAACGACGGAACGCTCGTCGGGGACCCAGAGTGGGTCACCGGAACGGTCGGATCCGCGCTCGCCTTCGACGGGAGCGACGACTACGTCGACACGAACGCGAACGTCCTGGACACAACCGAAGACTACAGCGTCGCGGCGTGGGTGAAACTCGACGACGCCAGCGGCTTCCAGACGGCCGTCAGCCAGGTGATGGGCGACGGCGCCGCCTTCTTCCTGCAGTACCTCGGTACCGAAGAGAAGTTCGCCTTCAGCTTCTCCGGCGGTCGCGCGTTCGGCGGTCCCACTGTCGAATCCGGACAGTGGTATCACGTCGTCGGCGTGCACGACACCTACGAGGGGAGAGCGAAGCTCTACGTCGACGGCGAACGGGTCGCGGCCATCAACCGCGAACCGACGACGAGCAACGGCGACCTGCTCGTCGGGCGCGCGACGGTCGGTGGCAACCCCGTCGACTTCTGGAACGGAACGATCGACGAAGTCCGCGTCTACCAGTCGTCGCTTGACGACGCGGCGGTCCGCGACCTCTACGAGTCAGGACAGTAG
- a CDS encoding glycoside hydrolase family 2 protein, whose product MQTPESAISLDGVWQFSTGPSARVDEVDWYEPHVEWPDSRTVSVPHSWQEEVDLREYTGTAWYRRSFEFDGFDGDELAFLSFDAVDYEATVWVNGEHVGDHRGGYLPFDLDVTDAVMEGENEVVLRVSDPEDLSEIPHGKQGDPWYTRVSGPWQSVSLVTVPETHVTDVRVTPDLSTDTVTVDMTVANGAGEDVVVTVSRLETDVAEEVATLTDGEASVDVSIPDADYWTPEDPALYDVEVKLRGDGETVDTYSDYFGMRSFTREDGDFYLNGEQFTMRGALDQAFYPETYYRPRDLETFEQEIRTAKELGFNLLRKHIKPAHPAFLELADRLGILVWEEPANPSVYSDRSKAELREQFEGMVARDYNRPSVVIWSLYNEEWGIGGHEDEEPLWTDEAKQDYLEAFYEDVRDLDETRLVCDNSGWAHVATDINDYHEYFIAPDRVDAWREKLNHIIEAPEENYGDVRTEPSVPLVVSEFGTWGLSDLSRLTDSYGGDPHWFDHDFLNGLKRPGGVRERFKASHASDVFDSLDDLATAWQRREFESIETIIGDMRENDSVAGYVITELTDIEWEFNGILDYRREEKSFHDDFERVNAPVMLHLDPDASAAWDDETYCADIVVANETGDPVDTTIEWHVFEESGKVEVAVGPHEAARFEEAVSVPVPDVDDLCSESVEVSMSEPNQSVERSVWVVPRTGAPGSQTVFAADDGLAAALDDRGYETVDDPSTADVALVSDPDAYDHSNLLVVPDADGDVVETEAVEYTELPKEESWNLCACFVYQDLLPEVDVLPGWAFENIYPYAYVSDPRDDDAVSVGYLEGWIGNSGAIALSRPGGDVAGVCTLRVTDVYGDHPIATVALDRVVKMTAPSEADDMTTSARQD is encoded by the coding sequence ATGCAGACACCAGAGTCTGCGATCAGTTTGGACGGCGTCTGGCAGTTCAGTACAGGTCCGTCGGCCCGCGTCGACGAGGTTGACTGGTACGAACCCCACGTTGAGTGGCCGGACAGCCGTACTGTCTCGGTGCCACACTCATGGCAAGAAGAAGTTGACCTCCGCGAGTACACCGGTACTGCCTGGTATCGGCGAAGCTTCGAGTTCGATGGCTTTGACGGCGATGAGTTGGCGTTTCTCTCGTTCGACGCCGTGGACTACGAGGCCACGGTCTGGGTCAACGGCGAGCACGTCGGCGACCACCGCGGTGGGTACCTCCCCTTCGACCTCGACGTCACCGACGCCGTCATGGAGGGCGAAAACGAGGTCGTCCTTCGCGTGTCTGACCCCGAGGATCTCTCAGAGATCCCGCACGGCAAACAAGGCGACCCGTGGTACACACGCGTCAGCGGCCCCTGGCAGTCCGTCTCGCTCGTGACCGTCCCTGAGACGCACGTCACGGACGTCCGCGTCACTCCAGACCTCTCGACGGATACTGTAACGGTCGACATGACGGTCGCGAACGGGGCCGGCGAAGACGTGGTCGTCACCGTCAGCAGACTCGAGACTGACGTCGCGGAGGAGGTGGCGACGCTCACCGACGGCGAGGCCTCAGTCGATGTCTCCATCCCCGATGCCGACTACTGGACCCCGGAGGATCCCGCTCTGTACGACGTCGAAGTCAAACTACGCGGCGATGGGGAGACCGTCGATACTTACTCTGACTACTTCGGTATGCGGAGTTTCACTCGCGAAGACGGTGACTTCTATCTTAACGGCGAACAATTTACGATGCGAGGAGCGCTCGACCAAGCGTTTTACCCGGAGACCTATTACCGTCCGCGCGACCTCGAGACGTTCGAACAGGAGATTCGGACCGCGAAAGAACTTGGCTTCAACCTCCTCCGCAAGCACATCAAACCGGCTCACCCCGCCTTTCTCGAACTCGCTGACCGTCTTGGCATCCTCGTTTGGGAGGAACCGGCTAACCCTTCTGTCTACAGTGACCGATCGAAGGCTGAACTCCGTGAACAGTTCGAGGGAATGGTCGCCCGAGACTACAACCGGCCGAGTGTCGTCATCTGGTCGCTCTATAACGAGGAGTGGGGGATCGGCGGCCACGAGGACGAGGAACCGCTCTGGACGGATGAGGCGAAGCAGGACTACCTTGAGGCGTTCTACGAGGACGTCAGGGACCTCGACGAAACACGGCTGGTCTGCGACAATTCCGGATGGGCACACGTTGCGACCGACATCAACGACTACCATGAGTACTTCATCGCGCCAGACCGCGTCGATGCCTGGCGTGAGAAACTCAACCACATCATTGAGGCTCCCGAGGAGAACTACGGTGACGTCCGAACGGAACCGAGTGTCCCGCTCGTCGTCTCTGAGTTCGGAACGTGGGGTCTCTCGGACTTATCACGGCTGACCGACAGCTACGGCGGCGACCCTCACTGGTTCGATCACGACTTCCTCAATGGCCTGAAGCGCCCAGGTGGAGTCCGCGAGCGCTTCAAGGCTAGCCACGCGTCCGATGTATTCGACTCGCTCGACGATCTCGCGACGGCGTGGCAGCGCCGCGAGTTCGAATCGATCGAGACGATCATCGGCGATATGCGCGAGAACGATTCGGTCGCGGGGTACGTCATCACCGAGCTTACCGACATTGAGTGGGAGTTCAACGGCATTCTCGACTACCGCCGTGAGGAGAAGTCCTTCCACGATGACTTTGAGCGCGTGAACGCCCCTGTGATGCTCCACCTCGACCCCGACGCGTCTGCCGCTTGGGACGACGAGACCTACTGCGCCGACATCGTTGTTGCCAACGAGACGGGCGATCCCGTTGACACTACCATCGAGTGGCATGTCTTCGAAGAATCCGGGAAGGTTGAGGTCGCGGTCGGTCCGCACGAAGCGGCCCGCTTCGAAGAGGCGGTCTCCGTTCCCGTGCCGGATGTGGACGACCTTTGTTCGGAGTCGGTGGAGGTATCGATGAGCGAACCGAACCAGTCGGTCGAACGGTCTGTCTGGGTGGTACCGCGAACTGGAGCCCCCGGGTCACAGACGGTGTTCGCTGCGGACGACGGGCTGGCAGCCGCGCTGGACGACCGGGGGTACGAGACGGTCGACGACCCAAGTACGGCGGACGTAGCGCTCGTCTCGGACCCGGACGCCTACGACCACTCGAACCTGCTCGTGGTCCCGGATGCCGACGGCGACGTGGTCGAGACCGAGGCGGTCGAGTATACGGAGCTGCCCAAAGAGGAAAGCTGGAACCTCTGTGCTTGCTTCGTCTACCAAGATCTTCTGCCGGAGGTCGACGTCCTGCCGGGGTGGGCGTTCGAGAACATCTATCCGTACGCCTACGTCAGTGATCCCCGAGACGACGACGCCGTGTCTGTCGGCTACCTCGAAGGTTGGATCGGGAACTCCGGCGCGATCGCGCTTTCTCGACCTGGCGGGGACGTAGCGGGCGTCTGTACACTCCGTGTGACTGATGTGTACGGCGATCACCCGATCGCGACGGTCGCGCTCGATAGGGTCGTCAAGATGACTGCGCCTTCAGAAGCCGATGATATGACGACGAGTGCGCGACAGGATTGA
- a CDS encoding IclR family transcriptional regulator produces the protein MDRPGHHVKSDVTAFRIIQALEQSEKMGVSDITKKTGIAKSSVYKHLDTLRALGFITKEGTTYSLSLRWLEIGNGILKQRSVYEIARPEVDRLSQLTGETVSLVVEEEGDAVYLEQTQTDGDTAGPIAKGERLPVSASAAGKAILSYRPESEVKGLLAETEFVDEVDQLFSELRALRNQRLVIERDTRQQDTLSAGAFEGHRHEGDHREPYRELNSIAVPIRNADNYAVAAIELSGPQATLYGRRLEEEVTSLLVNTAKSIETSLVQRAED, from the coding sequence ATGGACCGCCCTGGCCACCATGTGAAATCCGACGTGACTGCATTCCGCATCATTCAAGCGCTTGAGCAGTCGGAGAAAATGGGCGTCTCTGATATCACGAAGAAGACAGGGATTGCGAAGAGCTCGGTATACAAGCACCTCGATACACTCCGGGCGCTCGGATTCATCACGAAGGAAGGCACGACGTATTCGCTCTCACTCCGCTGGCTGGAGATCGGCAATGGCATCCTCAAACAACGGTCGGTCTACGAGATCGCGCGACCTGAAGTCGATCGCCTCTCGCAATTGACCGGCGAGACCGTCTCTCTCGTGGTTGAGGAGGAGGGCGACGCAGTCTACCTCGAACAGACGCAGACAGACGGGGACACGGCTGGTCCCATCGCGAAGGGCGAGCGGTTGCCCGTCTCGGCGTCGGCCGCCGGCAAGGCGATCCTCTCCTATCGACCTGAATCGGAGGTCAAAGGGTTACTCGCCGAGACCGAGTTCGTTGACGAAGTTGACCAGTTGTTTTCGGAACTCCGTGCCCTCCGCAACCAGCGGCTGGTCATCGAGCGAGACACACGCCAGCAGGACACCCTCAGCGCCGGTGCGTTCGAGGGGCACCGCCACGAGGGTGACCACCGGGAACCCTACCGTGAGCTCAATAGCATCGCCGTTCCGATCCGCAACGCCGACAACTACGCGGTCGCGGCTATCGAACTCAGCGGTCCCCAAGCGACCCTCTACGGCCGCCGCTTGGAAGAGGAGGTCACGAGTCTGCTCGTCAACACTGCCAAGTCTATCGAAACGAGTCTCGTCCAGCGCGCAGAGGACTGA